One region of Candidatus Peribacteraceae bacterium genomic DNA includes:
- the ligA gene encoding NAD-dependent DNA ligase LigA, with protein sequence MDRPSAQKRIVKLREEIWRLNRAYFIENDPKVSEDVRDALKQELITLEKAFPNLVTPDSPTQRVGAPLDGRLPKVPHLTPKESLTDAFSEEEMDEWLDLMRRALGDDKKEFEFLCELKIDGLNISLLYEREDGGGKTRYVYRRALTRGNGIQGEDVTHSVRTIESIPLSFDLSAKRMKAPPRMMEISGEVYMTKAALAKLNRDLPEAERFANPRNAAAGSVRQLDPKVAAARDMRIFCYALDAGSADALGIVTQEELMRFLEEEGFAVERSRKLLKSMAEVRTFYGRVKKGRADLPFDIDGTVVKVNDRRTQRDLGSTAKAPRWARAYKFPAEQKTAVITDIILQVGRTGAVTPVAHLTPVQLAGTVVTRATLHNADEIERLDARIGDTVVVQKAGDIIPEVMEVLVNLRPEGSKPFRFPKHCPSCGTLLVRGEDEVALRCPNPACGAVRQERLEHFASRHAMNIEGMGKETVEALIAEGLLADAADMYHLTFEDLLTLPLFKEKKAENLLAAIERSKRIPLERFLFALGIRHVGRETAEILARRLEWPSHKLTVKERKHLQQASLFAEEERETEVHGIRVRDVLKTLLTMSAEGYAGLHGIGDVNAQSLHDWVREEENQTLLRELDAAGIVALQPEGGALPQMFAGKTFVVTGTLPTLSREQARQMIKDRGGNVSGSVSKKTDYLLLGENPGSKMDDAKKFGTEVLDEETFLKMTSRA encoded by the coding sequence ATGGATCGCCCCTCCGCACAGAAACGCATCGTGAAGCTGCGGGAAGAGATTTGGCGCCTCAACCGCGCGTACTTCATCGAGAACGACCCCAAGGTCTCGGAGGACGTGCGCGACGCGCTCAAGCAGGAACTCATCACGCTGGAGAAGGCGTTCCCAAATTTGGTGACGCCGGATTCCCCCACGCAGCGCGTGGGTGCCCCGCTCGACGGGCGGCTGCCCAAGGTCCCGCACCTCACGCCCAAGGAATCCCTCACCGACGCGTTCTCGGAAGAAGAGATGGACGAGTGGCTGGACCTGATGCGCCGCGCACTGGGGGACGACAAGAAGGAGTTCGAGTTCCTGTGCGAGCTGAAGATCGACGGGCTCAACATCTCCCTCCTCTACGAACGGGAGGACGGCGGTGGGAAGACGCGGTACGTCTACCGGCGCGCGCTCACCCGGGGCAACGGCATACAGGGGGAGGATGTCACACACAGTGTGCGGACGATCGAGAGCATCCCGCTGTCTTTTGACCTTTCCGCGAAGCGGATGAAGGCGCCACCGCGCATGATGGAGATCTCCGGCGAGGTATACATGACCAAGGCGGCGCTGGCGAAGCTCAACCGGGACCTGCCCGAGGCGGAGCGGTTCGCCAACCCCCGCAACGCGGCGGCGGGGAGCGTGCGGCAACTGGACCCCAAAGTGGCGGCCGCGCGGGACATGCGCATTTTCTGCTACGCGCTGGACGCCGGGAGCGCGGACGCGCTGGGCATTGTGACGCAGGAGGAGCTGATGCGGTTCTTGGAAGAGGAAGGCTTCGCCGTGGAGCGCAGCCGGAAGCTCTTGAAGAGCATGGCGGAGGTGCGCACGTTCTACGGCCGGGTGAAGAAGGGGCGCGCGGACCTCCCGTTCGACATCGACGGCACCGTGGTGAAGGTGAACGACCGCCGCACGCAGCGGGATCTGGGATCCACGGCAAAAGCGCCGCGCTGGGCGCGCGCGTACAAGTTCCCCGCCGAGCAGAAGACGGCGGTGATCACGGACATCATCCTGCAGGTGGGGAGGACCGGCGCGGTGACCCCCGTGGCGCACTTGACCCCCGTGCAGCTGGCGGGAACCGTCGTCACACGCGCCACGCTCCACAACGCGGATGAAATCGAACGGCTGGACGCGCGCATAGGCGACACGGTGGTGGTGCAGAAAGCCGGCGACATCATCCCGGAGGTGATGGAAGTGCTCGTGAACCTGCGGCCGGAGGGGAGCAAGCCGTTCCGCTTCCCTAAGCATTGCCCCAGTTGCGGCACCCTCCTCGTACGCGGGGAGGACGAGGTGGCCCTGCGCTGCCCCAACCCGGCGTGCGGCGCCGTGCGGCAGGAACGGCTGGAACACTTCGCCTCGCGCCACGCCATGAACATCGAGGGGATGGGAAAGGAGACCGTGGAGGCGCTCATCGCGGAAGGGCTCCTGGCGGATGCCGCGGACATGTACCACCTCACGTTCGAGGACCTGTTGACCCTCCCGCTCTTCAAGGAGAAGAAGGCGGAGAACCTCCTCGCCGCCATCGAGCGGAGCAAGAGGATCCCCCTGGAGCGCTTCCTCTTCGCGCTGGGCATACGCCACGTGGGGCGGGAAACGGCGGAGATCCTTGCGCGCCGTCTCGAGTGGCCGTCGCACAAACTCACCGTAAAGGAGCGGAAGCACCTCCAGCAGGCTTCCCTCTTCGCGGAGGAGGAACGCGAGACGGAGGTGCACGGCATCCGCGTGCGGGACGTGCTCAAGACGCTCCTCACGATGTCGGCGGAGGGCTATGCCGGCCTGCATGGCATCGGGGACGTGAACGCGCAGTCCCTCCACGATTGGGTGCGCGAGGAGGAGAACCAAACCCTCCTGCGGGAACTGGACGCCGCGGGCATCGTGGCGCTGCAGCCGGAAGGCGGCGCGCTCCCCCAGATGTTCGCGGGGAAGACGTTCGTGGTCACGGGGACCCTCCCCACGCTCAGCCGCGAGCAGGCGCGGCAGATGATCAAGGACCGCGGCGGCAACGTGAGCGGCTCCGTGAGCAAGAAGACGGATTACCTGCTCCTCGGCGAGAACCCCGGCAGCAAGATGGATGACGCCAAGAAGTTCGGCACGGAGGTGCTTGATGAAGAGACGTTCCTCAAGATGACTTCACGCGCATAG
- a CDS encoding O-antigen ligase family protein has product MRSLVRGGILSWLFLLGMMGSAAAFLPLSALEFTLPKLPFIGIAAVAGLLLSVEEGAERVQSLLFRSGAGRLLLAFFLVSFLSPLWSVAPLQSLAGDPPRFEGAVSYVLLLALAVTGATLGRSGEGRGLLIRALAWSAVPVVLYGILQAAHLDPLGAAWQGEAFLGRVFSTLGHPNFLGQFLLLTLPFVSLRMTGGERAVNLRWTAVFLLGVVVLAATGSRAALLGLGVAAALAAAMTATWSKRGASILALGVLLAAAVGGTAVVRRLEVPTQTGGLGARGVIWQTAVRMAVARPLGYGLETVGSVSPQYLPASIYRYESLTVQIDRAHSKPLDLLLTLGLPGLIAYYGFLALLLFPLWRKRKEPLALVIFLSLAGGSAALLFGFDVLPTHAFFWLIVGMGVGCAVPAAGGGKQRRPFFLPALTVFAVAVTAVFCVWVSARVLLQAGEDAAARGDRMAAVQATVRASRMFPLDRAILVRAAEAILSALPAVRDPADSVILNRAFDWEMARLRRLLPPQDATVHLLAARHAALRGDASAVAAATEEALRLWPHSVRAHESAFRAERAVGDEERALTIARRLISLLPEGWRNREDARMRILWKENPWLKEVDSFVSTPSP; this is encoded by the coding sequence ATGCGATCGTTGGTGCGCGGCGGTATCCTCTCCTGGCTGTTTCTTCTCGGGATGATGGGGAGCGCGGCCGCGTTCCTGCCGCTCTCCGCACTGGAATTCACGTTGCCGAAGCTGCCGTTCATCGGCATTGCGGCGGTGGCGGGATTACTTCTTTCCGTAGAAGAGGGAGCGGAGCGCGTCCAGTCCCTCCTCTTCCGCAGCGGTGCGGGGCGGTTGCTCCTCGCGTTCTTCCTCGTCTCGTTCCTCTCGCCCCTCTGGTCCGTTGCCCCGCTCCAGAGCCTTGCGGGTGATCCGCCCCGCTTCGAGGGCGCGGTGTCGTACGTCCTCCTGCTCGCCCTTGCCGTCACCGGCGCCACACTCGGGCGGAGCGGGGAGGGGAGGGGCCTCCTCATCCGTGCGCTCGCATGGAGCGCGGTTCCCGTGGTCCTCTACGGCATCCTCCAAGCGGCGCATCTGGATCCGCTGGGCGCGGCCTGGCAGGGGGAAGCGTTCCTCGGCCGCGTGTTCTCCACCCTCGGCCACCCCAACTTCCTCGGCCAGTTCCTGCTCCTCACCCTCCCGTTCGTCAGCCTCCGCATGACGGGAGGGGAGAGGGCGGTGAACCTCCGGTGGACGGCGGTCTTCCTCCTGGGCGTCGTGGTCCTCGCGGCCACGGGGAGCCGGGCGGCGCTGCTGGGGCTGGGGGTGGCGGCCGCGCTCGCCGCCGCCATGACGGCGACGTGGAGCAAGAGAGGGGCATCCATCCTCGCCCTCGGCGTTCTCCTTGCCGCGGCGGTGGGCGGCACCGCGGTCGTCCGCCGGCTGGAGGTTCCCACGCAGACGGGAGGATTGGGCGCCCGCGGCGTCATTTGGCAAACCGCGGTCCGCATGGCCGTCGCGCGGCCGTTGGGGTACGGCTTGGAAACCGTCGGCAGCGTATCGCCGCAGTACCTCCCCGCAAGCATCTACCGCTACGAATCCCTCACGGTCCAGATCGACCGCGCGCACAGCAAACCCCTCGACCTCCTCCTCACGCTGGGGCTGCCCGGCCTCATCGCCTACTACGGCTTCCTCGCGCTGCTCCTCTTCCCTCTCTGGCGGAAGAGGAAGGAGCCGCTCGCCCTCGTCATCTTCCTCTCGCTCGCGGGGGGGAGCGCGGCCCTGCTCTTCGGTTTCGATGTGTTGCCCACGCACGCGTTCTTCTGGCTCATCGTGGGGATGGGCGTCGGTTGCGCCGTTCCCGCGGCCGGAGGTGGGAAGCAGCGCCGGCCTTTCTTCCTCCCCGCGCTCACCGTTTTTGCGGTGGCGGTGACGGCGGTCTTCTGCGTGTGGGTCTCCGCCCGCGTGCTCCTCCAGGCGGGGGAGGATGCGGCCGCCCGCGGCGATCGGATGGCGGCCGTGCAAGCGACGGTGCGCGCGAGCAGGATGTTCCCGCTGGACCGCGCCATCCTTGTGCGCGCAGCGGAAGCAATCCTCTCCGCCCTGCCCGCGGTGCGGGATCCCGCGGACAGCGTCATCCTCAACCGCGCGTTCGACTGGGAGATGGCGCGGCTGCGCCGGCTCCTCCCTCCGCAGGATGCCACGGTCCACCTGCTTGCCGCGCGGCATGCCGCCCTCCGCGGCGATGCGTCCGCCGTGGCCGCGGCGACGGAGGAGGCGCTGCGGCTGTGGCCGCACTCCGTCCGGGCGCATGAGTCGGCGTTCCGGGCGGAGCGCGCCGTGGGCGATGAAGAACGCGCGCTGACCATTGCCCGCCGCCTCATCTCGCTCCTGCCCGAAGGGTGGCGGAACAGGGAGGATGCACGGATGCGGATACTGTGGAAGGAGAATCCGTGGTTGAAAGAAGTGGACTCCTTCGTTTCCACCCCCTCACCCTAA
- a CDS encoding tetratricopeptide repeat protein: protein MERSLRHILLLAAVAAGLAALFFLPVLWNDFVDLDDFLLIVNNPAVQELSHRSMRRIFTSYDPELYIPFTLLSYQIEHALFGFTPAVFHLTSLVLHALNTALVFAAAYLLSARRKWAAFACALLFALHPLQVEAVAWASARKDVLSAFFFLLSLTLYLWSEGSGKKNVRWASIATFAGGLLSKASVLPLPVILFAYLWKERKLSRASAQRLIPYVALSALFFLIALGGKTRNISSLPAWQQLLLFFKGIAFSLQKAFLPWPLVPLYQQPAAMEPLAPDYLVPLLLVPALALALFFLRKNRSLVFGAAFFFLLFLPSAATFMRNGMVFYFSDRYTYLALIGIFFPAGLAADRLYAGLRGNARKVALGAGVAAIAALGFLTLRQQRVWESSETLYLHTVRIHPGSMAYANLSILLYNEGKKEEAKAILAKAIAFAPEDPRFLPSMALVAEEEGNVPEALEILRHAAELLDRRPIYSMQDLRPYYQYGELLQREGRVTESIAVFEHAVTRAPELAEPHYNLGLQYQLASQPAKAEPEFARAAELYRYHLSALYHLAGVQAEQGKLAEAIATLERLTSMDPGFEKAQEHLVNLRRMVQLGGSAR, encoded by the coding sequence ATGGAACGGTCGCTCCGCCACATCCTCCTCCTTGCCGCCGTTGCCGCCGGCCTCGCCGCGCTGTTCTTTCTGCCGGTGCTGTGGAACGATTTCGTGGACCTGGATGATTTCCTCCTCATCGTCAATAACCCTGCGGTGCAGGAACTCTCGCACCGGTCCATGCGCCGCATCTTCACGTCGTACGACCCGGAGCTGTACATCCCCTTCACGCTCCTCAGCTACCAGATCGAGCACGCGCTCTTCGGTTTTACGCCGGCCGTGTTCCACCTCACCAGCCTCGTCCTCCACGCCCTCAACACCGCCCTGGTGTTCGCGGCGGCGTACCTGCTCTCCGCCCGGCGCAAGTGGGCGGCGTTCGCATGCGCGCTCCTCTTCGCGCTCCATCCGCTGCAAGTGGAGGCGGTGGCGTGGGCATCCGCGCGCAAGGACGTGCTCTCCGCCTTCTTCTTCCTCCTCTCCCTCACGCTCTACCTGTGGTCGGAGGGATCCGGCAAGAAGAATGTGCGTTGGGCGAGCATCGCCACATTCGCGGGTGGCCTCCTCTCCAAGGCGAGCGTCCTCCCCCTGCCCGTGATCCTGTTCGCGTACCTATGGAAGGAACGGAAGCTCTCGCGCGCGTCCGCACAACGGCTCATCCCCTACGTCGCGCTCAGCGCCCTCTTCTTCCTCATCGCCCTCGGCGGCAAAACACGCAACATCTCCTCCCTGCCCGCATGGCAGCAACTCCTGCTCTTCTTCAAAGGCATCGCGTTCTCGCTGCAGAAAGCCTTCCTCCCCTGGCCGCTGGTTCCCCTCTACCAGCAACCGGCGGCCATGGAGCCGCTCGCGCCGGATTATTTGGTGCCCCTGCTCCTGGTGCCCGCACTGGCGCTCGCGCTCTTCTTCCTCCGGAAGAACCGCTCCCTCGTCTTCGGCGCGGCGTTCTTCTTTCTCCTTTTCCTCCCCTCCGCCGCCACCTTCATGAGGAACGGGATGGTGTTCTACTTCTCTGACCGTTACACCTACCTGGCGCTCATCGGCATCTTCTTCCCCGCGGGGCTTGCCGCGGACCGCCTGTACGCGGGTTTGCGGGGGAACGCGCGGAAGGTCGCGCTCGGCGCGGGTGTGGCGGCCATCGCCGCCCTGGGCTTCCTCACCCTGCGGCAGCAACGCGTGTGGGAATCTTCGGAAACGCTCTACCTGCATACCGTACGCATACACCCCGGCTCCATGGCGTACGCCAACCTGAGCATCCTCCTCTACAACGAAGGCAAGAAGGAGGAGGCAAAAGCCATCCTTGCGAAAGCCATCGCGTTCGCGCCGGAGGATCCCCGTTTCCTCCCCTCCATGGCGCTCGTGGCTGAGGAGGAAGGAAATGTGCCGGAGGCGCTGGAGATTTTGCGCCACGCCGCGGAGCTGCTGGATAGGCGGCCCATCTACTCCATGCAGGACCTGCGCCCGTACTACCAGTACGGGGAACTGCTGCAGCGCGAGGGGCGCGTGACGGAATCCATAGCGGTGTTCGAACACGCGGTGACGCGTGCGCCGGAGTTGGCGGAACCCCACTACAACCTGGGGCTCCAATACCAGTTGGCCTCGCAGCCAGCCAAGGCGGAACCGGAGTTCGCCCGTGCGGCGGAGCTTTACCGTTACCACCTCTCCGCCCTCTACCACCTGGCGGGCGTGCAGGCGGAGCAGGGAAAACTGGCGGAAGCCATCGCCACGCTGGAGCGCCTCACCTCCATGGATCCCGGCTTCGAGAAGGCGCAAGAGCACCTGGTGAACCTGCGGCGGATGGTGCAGCTGGGAGGATCCGCACGGTGA